From one Paenibacillus terrae HPL-003 genomic stretch:
- a CDS encoding helix-turn-helix transcriptional regulator, with amino-acid sequence MNDPFELRYDPIKKDFLYLHRITTYNMGTFYHRHEAYELYLFLHGNVNFYIENSCYHLEPGDLLVINPEEMHRSFSLDESEYERITINLQKSYLHRLSTPATHLSGCFDYRPKGKGNIVHLEESQLKQFLQFTGDLEEALSSDAYGTDIIANSSIAQLLVLTNTIFQNASFIPTDIMPELVRKTMDYIEAHLGQNITLEQLAGIFHLNSTYISRQFKKHTGLTLRSYLLDRRVSLAKSYLCEGLSITEACYQSGFSDYANFIRSFTKIAGISPGKFAKKNASLPE; translated from the coding sequence ATGAACGATCCTTTTGAGCTTCGATATGATCCCATCAAAAAAGACTTTCTCTATCTGCACAGGATTACTACATATAACATGGGGACCTTCTATCATCGGCATGAAGCATACGAGCTGTACTTGTTTCTGCACGGCAACGTCAACTTTTACATTGAAAACAGCTGTTACCATTTAGAACCAGGTGATTTGCTTGTGATCAATCCAGAAGAAATGCACCGTTCCTTTAGCCTGGATGAATCTGAATATGAGCGAATTACCATTAACCTCCAGAAATCTTATCTGCATCGCCTTTCTACTCCGGCCACCCATTTATCCGGATGCTTCGACTATCGTCCGAAGGGGAAAGGTAATATCGTACACCTAGAGGAATCTCAGCTAAAGCAATTTCTCCAATTCACAGGCGATCTGGAAGAGGCACTCTCATCGGATGCGTATGGAACAGATATTATAGCCAACAGCTCTATCGCTCAATTATTAGTCCTGACCAACACTATTTTTCAAAATGCAAGCTTTATTCCTACCGATATCATGCCGGAACTGGTACGTAAAACTATGGATTATATTGAAGCCCATCTCGGGCAGAACATCACGCTTGAACAACTCGCTGGCATCTTTCATTTGAATAGCACTTATATTAGCCGTCAGTTCAAAAAACACACGGGATTAACACTCCGTTCGTATTTATTGGATCGCCGTGTTTCATTGGCCAAGTCCTATCTCTGTGAAGGTCTTAGTATTACTGAAGCCTGTTATCAATCCGGCTTCAGTGACTATGCCAATTTTATACGCAGCTTTACCAAGATCGCCGGAATATCACCTGGAAAGTTCGCAAAAAAAAACGCAAGCCTCCCAGAGTAG
- a CDS encoding Gfo/Idh/MocA family protein yields the protein MLLGGEVDLVSICTSTQSHAEITLCYLRAGMHDLLEKPMAMSLEECDQMLEAAKESGSILSVVGQNQYLDAHIRLKER from the coding sequence TTGCTCCTGGGCGGAGAGGTGGATCTGGTCTCCATCTGTACATCTACCCAATCCCACGCGGAGATTACTCTTTGCTATCTGCGGGCGGGCATGCATGATCTGCTGGAAAAGCCGATGGCCATGTCACTCGAGGAATGCGACCAGATGCTGGAGGCGGCGAAAGAATCAGGAAGCATTTTATCCGTTGTGGGGCAAAACCAGTACCTTGATGCTCATATAAGGCTGAAGGAACGTTAG
- a CDS encoding response regulator transcription factor, producing the protein MWKISIIDDERQVLKGMKRAIPWDELGAEWVGEASNGEDGLEMIRSVRPDIVITDLYMPVMSGLDMMEQLRKEGFQGKIIILSGYSDFEHARQALRFQVSDYVSKPISLPTLKSILSELIQELEEEKEKRVRQWELEFKMTLYEPFVEKEWVRSAAVGTLDHAYKDSTRLPPSYLFWQERKHVTVGIELIRDERARCLSVSDWNLFRFAVSNIACEVARKLYPDMEYTELHSTRALLIIHPGPGHLEQLEDKLEELGIRLNDSIGGYLKLVTRIGIGGVKDTWTKLSDSTEEAFRAMDQRALQVASAHEVYMYQENSSNEPENVALFPVQFSYKLATAMKASQQAEAHQLVLDYITEMKKQEGLSQGYVQMLGSELWGIITYSLYESGFVLDDLFTNDQIAKEISSLIVPDQLLRWLMDKITKICSSRQWKGSSKHRQVVDFMTSYIHEHYAEGLTLAELSDKVFISRNHLSIIFKNITGETFNNYLTRVRIEKARELLMERNMLVYEVAERVGYKNIPYFSTLFKKITGMNPTELIKN; encoded by the coding sequence ATGTGGAAAATTTCGATCATTGATGATGAGCGCCAAGTCCTGAAGGGGATGAAACGGGCGATTCCCTGGGATGAGCTGGGAGCTGAATGGGTTGGGGAGGCTTCGAACGGGGAGGACGGACTGGAAATGATCCGCAGTGTTCGTCCAGATATTGTGATCACTGATCTCTATATGCCCGTAATGAGCGGCCTGGATATGATGGAGCAGCTTAGGAAGGAAGGATTTCAAGGCAAAATCATCATTCTTAGCGGTTATTCGGACTTTGAGCATGCAAGACAAGCGCTCCGGTTTCAGGTAAGTGACTACGTCTCCAAGCCGATCAGTCTGCCGACGCTAAAATCGATCTTAAGCGAACTCATCCAGGAGCTTGAGGAGGAGAAGGAAAAGCGAGTCAGGCAGTGGGAGCTTGAGTTTAAAATGACTCTGTATGAGCCATTTGTTGAAAAGGAGTGGGTTCGCTCCGCAGCTGTCGGTACCCTGGATCATGCATACAAAGACAGTACACGTCTTCCGCCGTCATATCTTTTTTGGCAGGAACGCAAGCATGTCACGGTTGGCATCGAACTGATCCGTGATGAACGAGCCAGATGTCTATCCGTCTCCGACTGGAACCTGTTTCGGTTTGCGGTCAGCAATATTGCTTGTGAAGTAGCGCGTAAGCTGTACCCGGATATGGAGTACACAGAGCTGCACAGTACCAGAGCGTTATTGATTATTCATCCGGGCCCAGGGCATCTTGAACAGTTAGAGGATAAGCTGGAGGAGCTAGGAATCAGGCTGAATGATAGTATCGGCGGCTATCTTAAGCTGGTGACACGGATAGGGATCGGGGGAGTGAAGGATACATGGACGAAGCTCTCCGACTCAACGGAGGAAGCTTTCCGCGCAATGGATCAAAGAGCATTGCAGGTCGCTTCTGCACATGAAGTGTACATGTACCAGGAGAATAGCAGCAACGAACCGGAAAATGTCGCCCTCTTTCCGGTCCAGTTCTCGTATAAGCTGGCGACAGCGATGAAGGCCTCGCAGCAAGCCGAAGCCCATCAGCTTGTACTTGACTATATAACGGAAATGAAAAAGCAGGAGGGGCTTTCACAAGGATACGTACAAATGCTTGGAAGCGAGCTGTGGGGAATTATAACCTACTCCTTGTATGAATCCGGATTTGTACTGGATGACCTGTTCACCAATGACCAGATTGCCAAGGAGATCAGCAGCCTGATCGTACCGGATCAGCTGTTAAGGTGGCTGATGGACAAAATCACCAAGATCTGCAGCAGCAGGCAATGGAAAGGCAGCAGCAAGCATAGACAAGTTGTCGATTTCATGACCAGTTACATTCATGAGCACTATGCAGAAGGGCTGACACTTGCCGAGCTTTCGGATAAGGTATTCATTTCGCGGAACCATTTGTCCATTATTTTCAAAAATATTACTGGTGAGACATTCAATAACTACCTGACCCGGGTTAGGATCGAGAAAGCGCGGGAGTTGCTCATGGAGCGGAATATGCTGGTGTATGAAGTGGCGGAACGGGTCGGTTATAAGAACATTCCCTACTTCAGCACACTGTTCAAAAAAATAACCGGTATGAACCCTACAGAACTTATAAAAAACTAG